The following proteins are co-located in the Haloplanus sp. HW8-1 genome:
- a CDS encoding transcription initiation factor IIB, producing the protein MTETRTWTTESTDIREREESTATREREHVCPECGGALVTDEEHGETACGECGLIVEADEVDRGPEWRAFDASERDEKARVGSPTTKMMHDKGLSTTIDWQDKDAYGNALNASQREKMQRLRTWNRRFQTRDHQERNLRQALGEIERMASALGLPENVRETASVIYRRALEEDLLPGRSIEGVATSALYAAARQAGVPRTIDEMARVSRVEAEEFKRTYRYVVRELTLEVAPADPVSYVTRFASELDLSDEAERLAREMLDAAKERGVHSGKNPVGLAAAAVYAAPLLTNESVTQDEVSAVADISEVTIRNRYRELLEAYDDAGQTATA; encoded by the coding sequence ATGACCGAGACACGCACCTGGACGACCGAGAGCACCGACATTCGAGAACGGGAGGAATCGACGGCGACACGCGAACGGGAACACGTCTGCCCCGAGTGTGGCGGCGCCCTAGTGACCGACGAGGAGCACGGCGAGACGGCCTGTGGCGAGTGTGGGCTCATCGTCGAGGCCGACGAGGTCGACCGCGGTCCCGAGTGGCGCGCCTTCGACGCCAGCGAACGCGACGAGAAGGCCCGGGTCGGGTCGCCCACGACCAAGATGATGCACGACAAGGGGCTGTCGACGACCATCGACTGGCAGGATAAGGACGCCTACGGGAACGCCCTGAATGCGAGCCAGCGCGAGAAGATGCAGCGGCTGCGCACCTGGAACCGGCGGTTCCAGACCCGTGACCACCAAGAGCGCAACCTGCGACAGGCCTTAGGCGAGATCGAGCGCATGGCGTCGGCGCTCGGCCTCCCCGAGAACGTCCGCGAGACCGCATCGGTGATCTACCGACGGGCACTGGAGGAGGACCTCCTCCCCGGCCGATCGATCGAGGGCGTCGCCACCAGCGCGCTGTACGCGGCCGCCCGCCAGGCGGGCGTTCCCCGGACCATCGACGAGATGGCCCGGGTGAGCCGGGTCGAGGCGGAGGAGTTCAAGCGCACCTACCGCTACGTGGTGCGGGAACTCACCCTCGAAGTCGCGCCGGCCGATCCGGTGAGCTACGTCACCCGGTTCGCGTCGGAACTCGACCTCTCGGACGAGGCCGAGCGCCTGGCCCGGGAGATGCTCGACGCGGCCAAGGAGCGGGGCGTTCACAGCGGCAAGAACCCGGTCGGACTGGCGGCCGCGGCCGTCTACGCCGCACCTCTGCTCACCAACGAGTCGGTGACCCAAGACGAGGTGAGCGCGGTGGCGGACATCAGCGAGGTCACCATCCGCAACCGGTACCGTGAACTCCTCGAGGCGTACGACGACGCCGGGCAGACGGCCACGGCCTGA
- a CDS encoding UPF0175 family protein: MSMHSFGSALTLYRSGTLSLPQAARLAGCAEAALASAPGPRTRSRQPRTRDAGVGGPTPLADAD, encoded by the coding sequence ATGAGCATGCACTCCTTCGGATCGGCGCTGACCCTGTACCGTAGCGGAACCCTCTCGCTCCCGCAGGCGGCGCGGCTCGCCGGCTGTGCGGAGGCGGCACTGGCGTCGGCACCCGGGCCGCGAACGCGCTCCCGGCAGCCCCGAACCCGGGACGCCGGAGTGGGCGGCCCGACCCCGCTGGCCGACGCCGACTAG
- a CDS encoding DUF1641 domain-containing protein, whose product MSDDKASGTTADAPDDALAAAIAEDPEAVAAFVQRLDDVNELLDVLALATEAADDEMVSSVAGTAGSLGELADEAAEPETVRGAQTLLRALGDAGDPDTAYRGVGALGLLRALRDPEVKRGLAFLVALARGIGRELDRQDR is encoded by the coding sequence ATGAGCGACGACAAGGCGTCGGGGACGACGGCCGACGCCCCAGACGACGCGCTGGCGGCCGCCATCGCCGAGGACCCCGAGGCCGTGGCGGCGTTCGTTCAGCGCCTCGACGACGTGAACGAACTCCTCGACGTGTTGGCCCTCGCCACCGAGGCGGCCGACGACGAGATGGTGTCGTCGGTGGCAGGCACCGCCGGATCGCTCGGCGAACTGGCCGACGAGGCCGCGGAGCCGGAGACGGTTCGAGGAGCGCAGACGCTCCTGCGAGCGCTCGGCGACGCGGGCGATCCCGACACGGCCTATCGGGGTGTGGGTGCGCTCGGCCTACTGCGGGCGCTCCGCGATCCGGAAGTCAAGCGAGGACTGGCGTTTCTGGTGGCGCTCGCGCGGGGAATCGGCCGGGAACTGGACCGACAGGACCGCTGA
- the radA gene encoding DNA repair and recombination protein RadA translates to MAEDDLEDLPGVGPATADKLIEAGFESYQSIAVASPAELSNTADIGESTASDIINAARDAADVGGFETGATVLERREQIGKLTWNVPEVDELLGGGVETQSITEVYGEFGAGKSQVTHQLSVNVQLPTEYGGLRGSAIFVDSEDTFRPERIDDMVRGLDDEVIQATMDDRGIEGSPGDEEAMEALVTDVLDKIHVAKAFNSNHQILLAEKAKELASEHEDSEWPVRLLNVDSLTAHFRAEYVGRGELAERQQKLNKHLHDLMRIGDLYNAAVLVTNQVASNPDSYFGDPTQPIGGNILGHTSTFRMYLRKSKGDKRIVRLVDAPNLADGEAVMRVQDAGLVPE, encoded by the coding sequence ATGGCAGAAGACGACCTCGAGGACCTTCCCGGCGTGGGTCCGGCGACGGCGGACAAGTTGATCGAAGCGGGCTTCGAGAGCTACCAGAGCATCGCGGTCGCCAGTCCGGCCGAACTGTCCAACACGGCCGACATCGGCGAGTCGACCGCCAGCGACATCATCAACGCGGCCCGCGACGCCGCGGACGTGGGCGGCTTCGAGACGGGGGCGACCGTCCTCGAACGCCGCGAACAGATCGGCAAACTCACTTGGAACGTCCCCGAGGTCGACGAACTCCTCGGCGGCGGCGTCGAGACCCAGTCCATCACCGAGGTGTACGGCGAGTTCGGCGCCGGCAAATCACAGGTCACCCACCAGCTTTCGGTCAACGTCCAGTTGCCCACCGAGTACGGCGGCCTCCGCGGGAGCGCCATCTTCGTCGACAGCGAGGACACGTTCCGCCCCGAACGCATCGACGACATGGTCCGTGGCCTCGACGACGAGGTCATTCAGGCGACGATGGACGACCGGGGCATCGAGGGATCGCCCGGCGACGAGGAGGCGATGGAAGCGCTCGTCACCGACGTCCTCGACAAGATCCACGTCGCCAAGGCGTTCAACTCCAACCACCAGATCCTCCTGGCCGAGAAGGCGAAGGAACTGGCGAGCGAACACGAGGACAGCGAGTGGCCCGTCCGCCTGCTCAACGTCGACTCGCTCACCGCTCACTTCCGGGCCGAATACGTCGGCCGGGGGGAACTCGCCGAGCGCCAGCAGAAACTCAACAAACACCTCCACGACCTGATGCGTATCGGCGACCTCTACAACGCCGCCGTCCTCGTCACCAACCAGGTCGCCTCCAATCCCGATTCGTACTTCGGCGATCCGACCCAGCCCATCGGCGGTAACATCCTCGGTCACACCTCCACGTTCCGGATGTATCTCCGCAAGTCCAAGGGCGACAAGCGGATCGTCCGCCTCGTCGACGCGCCGAACCTCGCCGACGGCGAGGCCGTGATGCGGGTACAGGACGCGGGACTCGTCCCCGAGTAA
- the htpX gene encoding zinc metalloprotease HtpX, with protein sequence MEWNPDWGLRGRMVLTMFLLVVLYVVFIAALSQYMGLFGVVLIMGLFSLGQFFFSDRLALYSMGATRVDEGEYPTLHATVGRLCQQADLPKPDVAVADTRTPNAFAAGRSRSASTVCVTTGLLDTLDEAELEGVLAHELAHVKNRDVMVMTIASFLSTIAFMIVRWGWLFGGNRNRQGGGGIVVAILVSLVVWIVSFLLIRALSRYREYAADRGGAAITGNPTALASALRSISGRMDRVPQEDLREQSEMNAFFVIPIRSGFVGRVFSTHPPTEKRVERLREMAAEMERR encoded by the coding sequence ATGGAGTGGAATCCGGACTGGGGGCTCCGTGGTCGGATGGTTCTGACCATGTTCCTCCTCGTCGTCCTCTATGTCGTCTTCATCGCCGCCCTCTCGCAGTACATGGGGCTGTTCGGGGTCGTCCTGATCATGGGGCTGTTCTCGCTCGGCCAGTTTTTCTTCAGCGATCGACTGGCGCTGTACAGCATGGGCGCGACCCGCGTCGACGAGGGCGAGTACCCGACGCTCCACGCGACCGTCGGCCGCCTCTGTCAGCAGGCCGACCTCCCGAAACCCGACGTCGCCGTCGCCGACACCCGGACGCCGAACGCCTTCGCCGCCGGGCGCTCCCGGTCGGCCTCGACAGTGTGTGTCACGACGGGGTTACTCGACACCCTCGACGAGGCGGAACTCGAAGGCGTCCTGGCCCACGAACTCGCCCACGTCAAGAACCGGGACGTGATGGTCATGACCATCGCCTCCTTTCTCTCGACCATCGCGTTCATGATCGTGCGCTGGGGGTGGCTGTTCGGCGGGAACCGGAACCGGCAGGGCGGCGGGGGGATCGTCGTCGCCATTCTCGTCTCGCTGGTCGTCTGGATCGTCTCCTTCCTGCTGATCCGGGCGCTCTCGCGGTACCGCGAGTACGCCGCCGACCGCGGCGGCGCCGCCATCACCGGCAACCCGACCGCCCTCGCCTCCGCCCTCCGCTCGATTTCGGGGCGGATGGATCGGGTTCCACAGGAGGACCTCCGCGAGCAGTCGGAGATGAACGCCTTCTTCGTCATCCCCATCCGGAGCGGATTCGTCGGCCGAGTGTTCTCCACTCATCCGCCGACCGAGAAACGCGTCGAACGCCTGCGCGAGATGGCCGCCGAGATGGAACGGCGATAG
- the sufU gene encoding Fe-S cluster assembly sulfur transfer protein SufU — protein MGMGSDMYRQQILDHYKNPRNHGDLEDPTFSHVGENPSCGDTIKMNVRLDDDDETIDYVSFSGDGCAISQASASMLTQRLPGTTLDELAEMDRDDVVEMLGVDISPMRIKCAVLAEKVVQDGAKIHEGELELDETTTEE, from the coding sequence ATGGGTATGGGCTCGGACATGTACCGACAGCAGATCCTCGATCACTACAAGAACCCGCGCAACCACGGGGATCTCGAGGATCCGACGTTCAGCCACGTCGGCGAGAACCCGTCGTGTGGCGACACCATCAAGATGAACGTGCGTCTCGACGACGACGACGAAACCATCGACTACGTGAGTTTCTCCGGCGACGGCTGTGCCATCAGCCAGGCGAGCGCGAGCATGCTCACCCAGCGACTCCCGGGCACGACACTCGACGAACTGGCCGAGATGGACCGCGACGACGTGGTCGAGATGCTCGGCGTCGACATCAGTCCCATGCGGATCAAGTGTGCCGTCCTCGCCGAGAAGGTGGTACAGGACGGGGCGAAGATCCACGAGGGCGAACTCGAACTCGACGAGACGACGACCGAGGAGTGA
- a CDS encoding NAD(P)/FAD-dependent oxidoreductase codes for MTTRIAVVGGGTGGTVLANKLTSKLAAELDADEVKVILIDETGTHVYKPVWLYVAFGRADPSEGLRPLDDLLDRRVRLRTSRVTDVDTAGKRLTLGDGETLKYDHLVLATGARLVPDRVPGLAEGAHDFYSADGAERLRDALADFSGGRLVLSVAGMPHMCPAAPVEFTLMVEDWLRDRGLREASEVVYTAPTERSHKLPPVADWTDERFDARGVEAHTDFAVERVDPDERTLHAADGRALDYNLLVTIPPHAGVDLVADAGLGDDGWVETDPRTLEAVNAEDVYAIGDTTDIERPMAGSVAHYQAGTVAERIAAGVRGHTPTATYDGKVLCFLEAGLDEATFVSFDYDSLPDLREESKLVHWAKGAYNESYWLTARGLI; via the coding sequence ATGACAACCCGTATCGCCGTCGTCGGTGGCGGCACCGGCGGCACGGTCCTCGCCAACAAACTCACGTCGAAACTCGCCGCGGAACTCGACGCGGACGAGGTGAAGGTGATCCTGATCGACGAGACGGGGACCCACGTCTACAAGCCAGTCTGGCTCTACGTCGCGTTCGGCCGGGCTGACCCGTCCGAGGGACTGCGACCGCTCGATGACCTCCTCGACCGTCGGGTTCGGCTCCGGACGAGCCGGGTGACCGACGTGGACACGGCTGGCAAGCGACTGACGCTCGGAGACGGCGAGACGCTCAAGTACGATCACTTGGTCCTCGCGACTGGGGCGCGTCTGGTCCCCGACCGCGTCCCCGGACTCGCCGAGGGCGCTCACGACTTCTACAGCGCGGACGGGGCCGAACGTCTCCGCGACGCCCTCGCGGACTTCTCCGGCGGCCGTCTCGTCCTGTCAGTCGCTGGCATGCCGCACATGTGTCCGGCCGCGCCGGTGGAGTTCACCTTGATGGTCGAGGACTGGCTCCGCGACCGGGGCCTGCGCGAGGCCAGTGAGGTGGTCTACACCGCACCGACCGAGCGGTCGCACAAACTCCCGCCCGTCGCCGACTGGACGGACGAGCGGTTCGACGCCCGTGGCGTCGAGGCACACACCGACTTCGCCGTCGAACGAGTCGACCCGGACGAGCGGACGCTCCACGCGGCGGATGGCCGGGCGCTCGACTACAACCTGCTCGTGACCATCCCGCCACACGCGGGCGTCGACCTCGTGGCCGACGCGGGGCTGGGCGACGACGGCTGGGTCGAGACCGACCCGCGGACACTGGAGGCGGTCAACGCCGAGGACGTGTACGCCATCGGCGATACGACCGACATCGAACGGCCGATGGCCGGCAGCGTCGCCCACTACCAGGCGGGGACGGTCGCCGAGCGCATCGCCGCCGGCGTTCGTGGACACACGCCGACCGCGACCTACGACGGCAAGGTGCTCTGCTTCCTCGAGGCCGGCCTGGACGAGGCGACGTTCGTCTCCTTCGACTACGATTCCCTGCCCGATCTGCGCGAGGAGTCGAAACTCGTCCACTGGGCGAAGGGGGCGTACAACGAGTCGTACTGGCTGACTGCACGGGGGTTGATCTGA
- a CDS encoding 60S ribosomal export protein NMD3 — translation MSDTESREFCPRCGDPVPTRAEPLPGEPRDRDRRLCDACYFEDFALVDAPDRIEVLVCSGCGAVHRGNRWVDVDARDYTDVAVDETREALGIHVGARNVTWAVDPEQVDENTIRMHCQFTGIVRETPLEESVVVPVKISRGTCDRCGRIAGGYYASTVQVRATDRTPTPAERSRAVEIAESHVADKEDDGDREAFVTEVNETDDGPDVKLSTNGLGEEVSRRIVRELGGSVESYPTLVTEDGDGNEVYRVTYAVRLPKFTPGDVIDPEDGAGPVLVRSVSGNLKGVRLASGDAYETPFDDEELTAVRLATRDDAVETTVVAVEDDHAVQVLDPETYEAKTIPRPDFFDPSVETVPVVKTRAGLHVLPD, via the coding sequence ATGAGCGACACCGAGTCCCGGGAGTTCTGTCCGCGCTGTGGCGACCCGGTGCCGACGCGAGCGGAGCCGCTGCCCGGTGAGCCGCGGGATCGGGATCGCCGGCTCTGTGACGCCTGTTACTTCGAGGACTTCGCCCTCGTGGACGCGCCCGACCGGATCGAAGTGCTGGTCTGTTCGGGGTGTGGCGCCGTCCACCGTGGGAACCGCTGGGTGGACGTCGACGCCCGCGACTACACCGACGTGGCCGTCGACGAGACGCGCGAGGCGCTGGGGATCCACGTCGGCGCCCGGAACGTCACGTGGGCGGTCGACCCCGAGCAGGTCGACGAGAACACCATCCGGATGCACTGTCAGTTCACCGGGATCGTCCGCGAGACCCCCCTCGAGGAGTCGGTCGTCGTCCCCGTGAAGATCTCGCGGGGCACCTGCGATCGCTGTGGGCGCATCGCCGGCGGCTACTACGCCAGCACGGTCCAGGTGCGGGCGACCGACCGGACGCCCACCCCCGCAGAGCGGTCCCGGGCGGTCGAAATCGCCGAATCACACGTTGCCGACAAGGAGGACGACGGCGACCGGGAGGCGTTCGTCACGGAGGTCAACGAGACCGACGACGGCCCGGACGTGAAACTTTCGACGAACGGCCTCGGCGAGGAGGTGTCCCGGCGCATCGTCCGCGAACTCGGCGGGAGCGTCGAGAGCTACCCGACCCTCGTCACCGAGGACGGCGACGGCAACGAGGTGTACCGCGTGACCTACGCCGTGCGGCTACCGAAGTTCACGCCGGGGGACGTGATCGACCCCGAGGACGGCGCGGGACCGGTCCTCGTCCGGAGCGTGAGCGGGAACCTGAAAGGGGTGCGGTTGGCCTCCGGCGACGCCTACGAGACGCCGTTCGACGACGAGGAACTGACGGCCGTTCGGCTGGCCACCCGCGACGACGCCGTCGAGACGACGGTGGTGGCCGTCGAGGACGACCACGCGGTCCAGGTGCTCGATCCGGAGACCTACGAGGCAAAGACGATTCCGCGGCCGGACTTCTTCGATCCGAGCGTCGAGACGGTGCCCGTCGTCAAGACGCGGGCCGGCCTCCACGTCCTGCCCGACTAG
- the pspAB gene encoding PspA-associated protein PspAB, with protein sequence MGLFDSLRSALGFGAEADATRAADPEDLFGMSTAYLTMEADLEFAPVAAAALCFSSVDSTDFAGAVDEVEEILRAGEEDTGTAFRRHEDDHGYHWVVLEDDDPEDLVTSIHFAADTFVERGYGSRILAAVFGFEHVREDRRAYWIYSFRRGAYYPFAPTGRHDRDTRLEFKLQSVLDGELDVEDDEGYWYPLWPDRPDGHPWE encoded by the coding sequence ATGGGTCTGTTCGACTCCCTCCGCTCGGCGCTCGGCTTCGGCGCCGAGGCCGACGCCACACGCGCGGCCGACCCCGAGGACCTGTTCGGGATGTCGACGGCCTACCTCACGATGGAGGCGGACCTCGAGTTCGCCCCCGTCGCCGCCGCAGCGCTCTGTTTTTCCTCGGTCGACAGCACGGACTTCGCCGGGGCGGTCGACGAGGTCGAAGAGATCCTCCGGGCCGGCGAGGAGGATACCGGCACGGCCTTCCGCCGCCACGAGGACGACCACGGCTACCACTGGGTCGTCCTCGAGGACGACGATCCGGAGGACCTCGTGACGAGTATCCACTTCGCGGCCGACACGTTCGTCGAACGCGGATACGGCTCCCGGATCCTTGCGGCCGTCTTCGGCTTCGAGCACGTGCGCGAGGACCGACGGGCGTACTGGATCTACTCCTTCCGCCGCGGCGCGTACTACCCCTTCGCGCCGACGGGGCGTCACGACCGCGACACGCGACTGGAGTTCAAACTTCAGTCGGTCCTCGACGGCGAACTCGACGTGGAGGACGACGAGGGCTACTGGTATCCACTGTGGCCCGACCGCCCGGACGGCCACCCCTGGGAGTGA